CATCTTTGTCTCCGGATTGCATAGCCCTGGATGACAAGCGTAAGATTAGAACAGTGTCTGGAGATTTCGAAGCCATTGTCGCAACTTAGAAGGCTAAATACAAGTTCATACTGGCCTAGTTTTCTATCGAGAGCTGTTCTTTAATggttattttaaaatcattacgAGGTCACCAAAGAGTGTTTTAAGGGGAAATGATCTAAGGTAGTACCACATTTGTGGATTTGTGGAACTCTACCAAGTTCATATCACCTACAATCATAGATCCTATGGTGCTTGATGAAGAAATAGGAAATATTATGGGAAATAGAAACCATTTTAAAGTCCCTCTCCCTTTTAATTGGTTGTGAAATCCATAGAAATAAACAGCGGTCGGCAAGCTTAGAATGCTTATTACTGGTGGCACAAGGTTGTAAGCCTTAAATGGAACCCAACCTGAACATTTGGGGATATCCCAGACAGCAACAGATGATTGCGTACACTCTGGCTCACATAATGCTCGATTATCCTCATGGTTGACATTCATTGCAAGCATCCATGCACCAATGGTCACATCCTCATTACTGAACATCCGAAAACTGCAGTTCATacaaaatgggaaaaaaaatcataataaatcaGAGATATAAAAAAGTAATAGATGAAGGATCATTAGTAACATTACTTAATATAATGTTATGAAATGAACTTCCAAGAGAAAGAATCATCTTATGTTTCCATTTAGAACCAACCCTTCATCCCCCCTGACCTCCTCAATCAAGGACAACGGAATTGGGAAATGATAAAAAGATTGATCAGCATTCATTATTTTTCAGTTCAAAACAAGGCCGGTGCTGAGCCCATGGCCCAATAGTTCAAAACAAGAGTTCAAACATTTGAGTCACATATTAAGCTAAGCTTACAGAGTTCAATACAAGGTTGAAATTAGGAAATGTTTGGGATGCAAAACCAACATTGTCAGCAAGTCAAAATCTATGACCCAAATATAGACAAGACGCCAACAAGACACATAAAGAACAGAGGGAACCGATTTAACAGATAACTATGGATTAGATATCAAATCATTAAGAGTACCTGTCGTTTCTTAGAGCAACCAAACTTGCAACAACATCAGCTGAAAGAGCATATATTGGACCGTAGGCGTGAAGAAAGTACTCCTTGCCTAGGAGAAAGGATAATGGCTCATACCTGCACGTATTTAGTCAAATAATGCAATAAGATAAATCTTGTACAACATAATTCACAAAAGAAAACTATGGTGAACTTTTCAAAACCTTCAAATTATATCCTCGTCACCCTTTATGTATGCATACAAGAGACAAAACATAAATGCAAAATCCTACAGATGAATAAGAACATTCTACGCTACACATTTGTTCGCCAACAAAAGAAAACTATGGTTTTGTACGATCCTTACAAATGATCATGCAATTATAACCAATAGACGTTAATGATTTCCTGAGTTTTCCTTAAAATTTGGTGATGTCAATAGATGTCATTAAACTCTTTCCATTCACCTCCTAAATCAAATTGACAATATCAACCAAagaccaaaaagaaagaaaaaaaacactatATTTCTTCCATCAATTTACAGCAGAAGCACTCCCATCAACAAACCAGAAATGCTCACCAAAAATATGAACAGAAAAGGCAGTTAAAACAAATTTCTAAACCATAGATTAATATAGTAAATACTACAACAATACTAACCATTTTAGCTTAGGATCGGTGAATACCGGACCCTTTTTCATGCAACCAAGGTAAGTCTGAGAGTGAGAACGTTCTTTTACTAGTAAAAGTGATAGCCGATCTGCAAATCAACAGTACAACATTTTTATCTAACAACATAGGTGCAGAATGAAGGTCAGAAAACCATTCAACTCATGCATAAAAGAGTTAATAAATCAAGTCACCTGGCCTCAAATATATATCATCATCAGCTTTGACGTAAAACTCTGAATCAAAGAGTGCATACGCAGCTTTAAAGAATGCTAACCTGAAGCAGACATTCTAAATTAAGGGATCTTTCAATTGAATAACATGGCCAATTGAAAACTAAAATATCCGAAAAAAGAACTAACGTTTTGTACGGGAGCTTACTGTACTCCTCCTCAATATCTAACAAAAGGAAATCATCATATTCTGCTACTTCTTTTTTCAGCTCTGCCATCTTTGATTTATCATTTGTTCTACCAATTACAAACCTAAAAGCTAATCCAGTTGCTTCTTccaatctgaaaaataaaaattaaatcgtatTTAAAATGTAAAGTTAATTCAAACGGACCTTAATCGTTCTATACTAAAACAAATTACCGGTAAAACAAATATACCGTTGAAGGCCTTGACGATCAGAAGGCATCCATGTCTTTCTCAAAGACTGTCTCCGACCAGTGGAGCCAAACCCGGTTTGGATCCCAACGAAGCCCATTATTTTATGCCTCTTAGTCCCATCATCATCACCAGCAGCGGAACGACCGTTGTTGCCATGACCAGTTTTGTCCCAAATGACACGGACGGATCTAGGGTCGGAGTTCCGGCAACGGTAACCGGATCCACCGGAGGAAAGGAAAGAAGAGAGGGCGAAGAGGAAAGAGAGAATGGCGAAGGTGAGGAGGAAGGCGAAGATGAGGAGAGTAGATCTGGTGTGAGGCGTTGCCGGCGGCGAAGTGCGCGCGTGGAAGAACTTGGGAGAGGATGGCATAACTGTGAATTTGAAGAGAAGGGAGGGAGAGATTTGGGGAGAGATAAGGACTTAGGAGAGAAAGCAAGACTCGGTACTCATTTGAAGCGGAAGGCAAGTCAAATTAGACACAAAGAGAGTGACACCCTTCTGTCTTTTAACTATCTGCTTTCCTTTTAATCTTTTGGGTTAATTCTATCAACTATCTTTAAACTATGACTtcaattttaatttggtccttaattttaAGATTCAATTGGAAAGTTTTGAAACTTGGGACCCTTAAAATTTAATCTACAGTTTAAGTGTGGTTGATGATGCTAACCCCTTTTTTCAGTTCTTTTAATTCATCTGCTGTTAGATATTGTCTTGATTGCGAGGTTAAGCAAATGGGATTAATCTATCTCGACTCGGgtcattcacattttcattttagtcatttaaaaatatctttttaatttgatcaaaaattttctttaaatccgagtcaaattttgataaaaaaatatatttaaatttgatgcCTCTTTTCTTTCTTCACTGTTGTTACAAATTTAGAGCTTAAGTGACCagaatgataaattttttaatagtggtgatcaaattgaaaaaaaaaattgtgatcaAAATGAAAGCATAAAAAAAGTTGAATGAACAACTAGCcaatttatccttttttttatctaattagtttagattattggtccaaaaacatattatatattttataattaaatttaaataaacttattaaattataattcaatctaGTCAAATTAAATCTGTCCATGAGTCGACTTCATCcaacttaaatttaatttaaataataaataataaataataaattttaaatttaaatttaattataaaatatattattataaaatatgtttttaatattttattactttttaataataaaaggggTTGTTTTGAAATGGACGGCTaacttgaaattattatttttaaaatcaaaccatAGTCCAATTCAACTTTACCTATGGACGTACTCAACTTATAAAAGACTTTATCCAGAATCCGATTTAAGTGCGATAGGGCTGCTCGGCCCGACGACCCTCTTGAAATATGGGagagttcgggtaaaaatataggcccgaaatatgaatttgggtaaaaaaatgagccccgtttagaaaacgggccgggcctcgagcACCACTTTTTTAGCCTGGGCCCAACCCTgcccgaatatataataaatatattttttatttttttattttaaaatatttttaaaatacatttttttattttttatttttaaaatatatttttggtgtttattaaaaaataggccgggccgggccagactcgggcttaggaatttttttcgggccgggcctggacaaaatttcaggTAAGAATTTTGAATAAGATTAAGTAAAAAGAATCTTCTAAAAAAAACAAGAATTCAATCTTGCAAATAGAATACTCCAAAGGTGCTTCTATGATTCAAATAATCAAAACTGTCCTCCATAATAAATAGTGAAAGTGCCTATATGTAGCTACAATTTGAATGAAAAACAAacccctaatttaattaaaactctaAGTTGGCtaatcaagaaaaaaattagttgaactACACCTGCTTGTCGACTAAAAACGTAAAACTTCTAAACTAGCTTAAAAGACtttaaaatatcttaaaattcaaatgaaataaatacaaaaaacataaaaaaaataataaatacaatatgggattatatataatcaaaataaagctTTAAAATCGAACCCAAATTGATTTAAACATAGAGCAACGCCCAAAACttgtaattttcaaaataatctCGTTTAGAATATCTTTCTGGTGCAGTCTTCAGTTAAACGATGTAACTTGATCTCTTGAACTCGAGATCATGTGATTCAATGTGTGTTTCAAAGCTAAGAGCCTACTCTTTCGTTATTTAAATGACATCTTAACCCAAAAATGCCTGGAAGTCATACGTAAATCCATCACAAATATTCTATTTTTCATGACTTGAAAACTGATAGATttctaacaccccaaacctagtcTAGATGTTATGGTCGTATGTCACTTGGGAAATTTGCTGCAATGCTGCAAGAGCAGATATTGTGGATATACCGCCAGAATTGCAGTAAAACTACCATAACACATTCCATCCATCACATATTATATCTTACCCTAATGCACATGCAAAAACATACCAACATCTCATGCTACATATGATCTTAGCGAAACAGATTTATGACATGCTTACACAAGTTTCATTAAAACAAATTATGGCACATAGCCTACATAGAGTTTTACTAATCAGTGTTATGCTTTACTAACATATAAACATTTAGATTACAAATTTCGTGGTCTTACTAGATTACTAAATATCTATGTAGCTGATTTAAAAAAACTCACTTCTGGTCAAACGGGGCCCACAAACTACCCAAAATGGACCTACACGCCTTGTggtctgtaacgccccaaaattttaattttgtgtatTGTGAACGTGTGACACAAAATATTTGTCTGCTTTAGTAGTTTTGTGTTCTAGGTGTGTTtaggaggtcccaagttcaagccaggacttgggcaaattttggtatctggttagtaggcttttaagtaaaagttggcaaaaaattaacagaatgggcctgttggtttggtggataagtggagtgttggtatgaaggaggtcctgtgtttgaatcttGGCGTGGACATTATTTTTACTAGTGCGTCcaggagagtttgagatggactaaaaatctgagtagtggatttagtgAGGAGTTTGATAGAGAGAAATAAGGGATTAgggtggttatcaaatattctgttcatcttttttttactttcccaaaaatccctccaccctcttgccgtttttctcttcattgctgctgaatttttgctctttttcacccttcatcttcttgatttttcttttcccactctgccTCGTGTCACTCCACTTTTGTCTGCGATCATTTGGTAACttttagataagtgatttgtctTTGTTTGTTAACTTTCTTCTAAAGTGTTTTGTTTATGGCAATTAAGGGAGGATTCAAGGGCTCATAATCACCAACCGGAGTCTTAGTTTGTATGGGAATTACTGTTCACCGattgaaggtaaggtttagtcgcttatgggttaaaacctcgatAAGAGTTCAATTTGGGATCACGTTATGTaagattaaattagtgttatttgttcaattataggctttggagtgctcggggactgttttagcataaaacaaaaccaggtgtgtacctgaaacgcAGAAAATGAGATTCGGCGAAAAactgaaattgcttgctgtttggacagcagcagtaggctaactttgaaaaatcaccataaattgtggaaatcgaattagaagatgaaaaaaatatgaaattaaagcttattgagttacgtttctcatagaagaaacggtggaagtaatggaattgtaaaccgtgagatttaataaattttgtgagacaaggttagaatgaattcgggttcccctattctgacgttgaaaaatcatcaaaaattggagaaaaataattaggggttaaagtttacatgtttaaattattaatgagtctattttcaatagaaacaaatggaaatatcatccaaattttgtactaagagataattaatttttagcaaagaaaggttgaagctgtcagacagcagaagaGGGGtatgtttgaagattttactgtagaAAAGGTGTTTGAGTCTAGTTTGAAAGACATCATGCGGATATtgatttggaattctgtagctcaagatataaataatttagtaacaatgactcaagtagacaactttgaaggaacatataagtaaatagtgaaaaaatatatgaatactTAGTTAGCacgagttacattaaaaatggaccacgcggccaaggccaatttgggccgagtgggccacacgagtagaccacatgggcgtgtgagcccattttcactgaattgattgctaaggttgcacgggtcacccaagacgactgtgaacctactgtagggtcggtaagcatcacttagacccctaattgtacgaagtgactgtttgatttatatatgtgttgagcatgatgatagtatgcttgtatactgagctagttatatgtactgatgtccTGATATAGTatgtcatgacttgtatgttgcattgcatgaggttgggttgattatttttggaggaagtgtactgaaaggctcttaagcctaacatactggcagctcagctgcaaattaatATTTTGTGCTGCTTCTGGTACTACCTAGAGTGTAGgtatgggtgggttgatttgattctcacatggagtgtagggttggacggagttggtgtgtagaggctggttgggtaggactttgttactaaATACTGCATGActactactgatactgtgatgggctaaggtcctactgcatatttgatactgtactAAAAAAGGGCTTGGCCCAGGACTGATTaaactgtgcactgtgatttgctattgtttATTTTCTATGGGAATACATACTGAGttttttttgtaaactcaccccttttgtttaaatgtgcacaggtaattcCCAGATCTAGACGGATCGGTGCGGTGGAGGACCCGACGGTGACCACGGTTTTGGACTGTCatggtttttaacccatatttacgataattggttttatttctattctgTTTTCACTGGCTAAGTTTTTGTGCTGCAATTGGACTTTCGgattttggttttgggttttaactatctttaccttatggattacaactgctagtagtaggaaacctcagtttttattttaaaataaacaaatatttttcctaaacgcacgattgtttaattagttttaaaagcttccacaaacGAATCACgttttgaaactatcgattaaatgagcaacgtaattttggaactaataaaatattaagataaGGAATTCAATGGAAATGTTTTTAACGCGATGACacggttttcaaacaccctatcatgtgaaatcactagatccggccataacgtctgggccaggtttagggtgttaaaTGGTCCACACACCGTACTTGACCAAGCTGTATAGGCCCACataatttgccacacggcctaccacacggtctACCACATAGACTACCACATGTTCGTGTGACCAACACGGTCTACCACATGGCTTACCATATGGCTGTGTAACCGACATGGTCTATAACACAACCTACCACATGGTTATGTGACCCACACGGTCTgttacatggcctaccacacgatCGTGTAACCCACAGGGTCTGCCACATGGCTAGTTACACGACAGTGTGATACAGTTTGCTAGCttcaaaattttcacgaaattctagattttttatgattatttttagtgtttttgggTTAGAAAGACACACCTAAACACTTCTGATATGTTGTCTCGGCAGCAGCAATTTTGGAATCTACACACGAAATTTGAATCGAACCAATTAACTAATACACATACTAATACAACCTAAATAATTAGTTCTTATAAACTAAACGAAACCAACCTTTAATTTGAACATTCAAACACTTACCCTTGGAAAAGAACAACAACCTTTAACCACACTTAACTTGCTAGAGGATCGTCGTGTGTCTTACGATATTCCCTTATCAATACAAGAATGTTCAATTTCAACATTAAAACCAATTAAAAGTCCACTTTACTCCATGTCAACTAAAGAAGAAAACCACGTTACTACAACAAAATAATGACCAACACTTACCAAGAGACGACCTAAAGGGTGGCAACACAGAAATATGGCAAACCATAAAACTAAAGGAAGAAAACAGAGGAAGTGGTGGTAAGAGAGGAATGAAGAGGAAGGAACAGTAGAAGCAATTTTTTTATCAGCCCAAAGTTCATAGAAAACAACAGAAAGAAGGAAGATTGTGAAGGTTCATAGGAAACAAAGAAAGATAGAAGAATGTGGAAAAAGAGGGAAACATTGGACGACAGAAATGGGGAGTATTTTTAGGGAtatttccctttttttaaaaaaaattaacaaataaaataagattcTAACAAAATCCCCTTAATATTCAATTTGTTATTCACAACTCTAATCCCCTTAATATTCTAACCAAATCTCCTTAAtaagataaattaaaattaaaataacaagagttttgaaattaaaatttggttcaaACACTCACCGATCATGCGTTCGCCTAATcgtcgaaagctcaaactagctttttcTAAACTTGAAGAAGGCTCGAATGATTCTGAAGtttcaacaagtaaaaaaaaaatcacaatcaaCATGCATCCATAGACTCTCTTAAATAACaaaaaacacaagcctaagttAGATTCTCTTGGAATCAAAACCTTCGACATCTCatacttgaaactcaattatctCGGTCTACACTTAATCTTTTTGCCTAAAATCGATTCCATtaatctaattattcacctacgactaattcccaacctttaaactatgAAAAACTAcgcaattcatggtatcaaaaattttcaacatgttaaaattgaagaaatctttaacgaaactttaaactcaatttagaaaccttctattcataacaaaactaattgaaaaacactttgaaactacgtttttatccaaaatcctgaaatccaccattaacgacccaattttctACTTTTATTCAAAGCAtgcaatttaatggctaaaaactcaGTTTAAAAGACCAGATAACATCTAAAACTAAGAGAAAGACAAATTGCTACCTTCAATGGAAGAAAAATAGAGCTTTCGTCGAAAATCTAAAAATCCTACAAGATTGAGAGATTACAAATTCAATGGTGTCTGAGGTGTTTTTCTTAAAATTCTATGAAGGTTTAAGGTTGTGAAACTGAAAGAAAATGAAGGGAACAAAGTTTGGGAATCAAAATTTGAATAGGAAGAGCTTGGGAGAGGATGGGACGATAATCAAAAGAACAGGGAGAACATTATTGTGAAATTTGTCGGTAGGGGAAATATATTATGTTGATTTTAAAGTTTTGGTTTATCTGCCTTATAAACAATcaaaatttagccatttttacaaattagtccttatttcaatATTGAAATCAGTCCTTATTTCTGATTTAGAGCTAAGATCCCTAAAATACCCCTTAAACTTCTAGACctaattttggggtgtgacaaagaaaagtgaagaaaaagaaagattagAGACGGTTTTGAGGCGAAAAGAAATCGAATGTTCAGAGATTGAAAGCTACTTTGGAAAATGTTTCCTTGAAACCAAAACGCATGAAAATAGCAAGTATAATATTAAAGCAAAATAACAAGATAAATAAAGAATATCAAAGTAACAGTGGAAAAAGGAATAGATAAGCTAATAGAGATGAATAGAAGGATAAGTGTTTGATTGAATCCTCTGGGAATGATTTCCCGAAAAAATTAATCGATGGCTTTAACTAACCCTTAAAGAGCGAAACCTTGGCAACACAGAGCTTGAAGAAATTCCCcaaaaattttgaataagattaaGTAAAAGGAATCTTCTAAATAAAAACAAGAATTGAATCTTGCAAATAGAATACTCTAAAGAGTGCTTCTATGATTCAAATAATCAAAACTGACCTCCACAATGAATAGTGAAAGTGCCTATATGTAGCTACAATTTGAATGAAAAACAAAccccaaatttaattaaaactctaAGTTGGCTAATCAAGAAAAATTCTAGTTGAACTACACCTTCTTGTAGACTAAAAACGTAGAACTTCTAAACTAGCTTAAATGacttaaaaatatcttaaaattcaaattaaataaacgcaAAAAAATATACAATATGGGATTATATATAATCAAGATAAAGCTTTAAAATCAAACCCAAATTGATTTAAACATAGAGCAACGCCCAAAACTagtaattttcaaaataatctCGTTTAGAATATCTTTCTGGTGCAGCCTTCACTTAAACAACGTAACTTGATCTCTTGAACTCGAGATCATGTGATTCAATGTGTGTTTCAAAGCTAAGAGCCTAGACATTATGCTTGTATGGCACTTGGGAAATTTGCAGCTATGCTTCAAGAACAGATACTCCAAATATACCGCCAGAATTGCAGTAAAAATACCAGAACACATTTCATCCATCACATATTATATCttaccccaatgcacatgcaaaaaCATACCAACATCTCATGCTACATATGATCATAACGAAACAGATTTATGACAAGCTTACACAAGTTTCATTAAAACAAATTATGGCACATAGCCTACATAGAGTTTTACTAATAAGAGTTATGCTTTACTAACATGTAAACATTTAGATTACAGATTTCGCGGTCTTACTAGATTACTAAATATCTACATACCTGATTTAAAAAATCTCACTTCAGGTCAAACGGGGCCCACAAACTACCCAAAATAgacctacacgcccgtgtggtccacacaccCAATTTTTGGGGTGTGACAGTATTTATTTCCCTAAAAGAAAATACAAGTACTACAAAAAAGGGAATATAAAATGAAAAGAGTCCTAATCAAATAAATACACCTCAAGATATATCTTTTGTTTTCCAAAGGGAAAGCACAATAGGTCAACATGAAACTCTCTTAACCCAACCCTTCCGTGGATAATACTAGCATTTTCTATTAATATACACGGGCATTGTCATTACTAAAAAAAATCTTACCCTagtaaattcaaaattcaaaatatacttgaaatatgaagtttaaaaaagggaagaaatttacatttcatttcattagTTACCTGGAATCATGTTTGTGAACGAAACtactgttttttttttagtttttcataattaatgaatatgtttgtgctatatcctataatatatttatatcaacTAAACCTATAATTCGTAAAGGTTATTcatcacaaaaaaaatattaggaaaactaaCAAAACAAAATAATGCCTAAAAATAATGACAACTTGAAACCTATGTTTCACAGTTTCAAAATGTTAGCTATTAAAACAAGACATttactttaaaaaagaaaaaacacaatATATAAGGTAGCTCTCTCCATTAATTTTAAGCATTAGAAAGTAAAGAATTCAATAACCATTTGTTACCCTTATTTCTTTGATATTAGAATAATTTCAAATGGAATTTCGGGGAGTAATCtttattagttttcttttttttcaacttgGAGTTAATTCCAATGCCTTCCAAATGAATGATTTGATAAGCAAATTGCCAGGACAACCAGATGTTAATTTCAGGCAATTTGCTAGATATATTAATGTGGATGAAAATGCCGTTGGTCGAAgtcttttttactattttgttgaAGCTGAAAAAGATCCCCTAACTCAACCCCTCACCGTTTGGTTAACTGGAGGTTAACttctttgaatatttttttattgtagtttCTGATGTTATGCCGATTTCCTAGTACCTATCCTATAAGAATAAGTTAGATGAAATTTACTATGTGCAAGTCACAGACAAGGGGATGCTAGGGCTTTGTCCCCATTGGTTAGATGTTACAATTGAATTTTTAGCCTTTcccgaaaatttataatttaatttaatcccctTTTGCCCCTTCAAATGGAAACATTATCGCTTTTTGCCTTCATTAGaaagtaataattcaatttaggCCATTTCCATGCAAAGATTTTAGCTTTATCTCCATCCCTAATACAAAATTTATAGCCTTGCTCTGACTATGATTTTTTCCTCATCTGGAAAGccatatgtttaaatatatactGAATACTTATCGAACTAGACTAGTCATCACGTTAGATCGAACCATTACTCTATTTTTCTAGCTTTACTTGAGCCTAGCCGACAAGTTTGTTTgattattcacatataataaaaccTTTTGTGTAATACTATTCAGGACCAGGGTGTTCTTCCGTTGGAGATGCCTTTGGAAGTGTTGGACCTTTTATTGTTACGAAAGATGCTCATGATCTCCaaacaaatttattttcatgGAACAAAGGTTGTCTAATTTCCTATGCTTAtcttttattgatattttatttttttgtgtatatatatcatGGTCTATAGTTATTTTTTTCAtatcaatataaatttatcaaaaaatattaaatgttttagaACTATAAAATGTTACAGTACGTCTAGTTTTCATTGTGTTTAAATGAATT
The genomic region above belongs to Gossypium hirsutum isolate 1008001.06 chromosome D05, Gossypium_hirsutum_v2.1, whole genome shotgun sequence and contains:
- the LOC107941624 gene encoding probable beta-1,3-galactosyltransferase 14, coding for MPSSPKFFHARTSPPATPHTRSTLLIFAFLLTFAILSFLFALSSFLSSGGSGYRCRNSDPRSVRVIWDKTGHGNNGRSAAGDDDGTKRHKIMGFVGIQTGFGSTGRRQSLRKTWMPSDRQGLQRLEEATGLAFRFVIGRTNDKSKMAELKKEVAEYDDFLLLDIEEEYSKLPYKTLAFFKAAYALFDSEFYVKADDDIYLRPDRLSLLLVKERSHSQTYLGCMKKGPVFTDPKLKWYEPLSFLLGKEYFLHAYGPIYALSADVVASLVALRNDSFRMFSNEDVTIGAWMLAMNVNHEDNRALCEPECTQSSVAVWDIPKCSGLCNPETKMLELHQIDACSKSPTLPSDDD